Below is a window of Paenibacillus bovis DNA.
CAGGAACCGAATAACTGGAAGTCTTTTCTGAATGAATCAGCCTGGACGTATGATGAGCCGAGCGGCGAATATTATCTGCATCTATTTGATCGCAAGCAACCGGATCTGAACTGGGACAATGCGCATATGCGTCAGGAACTGTACACAATGATCCGCTGGTGGCTGGACAAAGGTATCGATGGATTCCGTCTGGATGCGATCAATATGATCTCCAAAGACCCACAGCTGCCGGATGCTCCGGCTGATGCACCTCACCCGCCAGGACAGGAATTTTACAAAAATGGTCCACATATTCACGAATACCTGCAGGAAATGCATGAGCAGACTTTCTCCCGCTATCCCGATGTAATTACGCTTGGCGAAGCGCCTTCGGTAACGATGAATGAAGTAGTGCGTTATACTGCTCCTGAACGTCATGAGATGGATATGGTGCTCGCTATGGATCTGATCCGCATCGGCAAAGACCCGAAAGATGCCTGGGGTTCACAGGAATGGTCTATTCGCGAACTCAAAAAATCGGTTAGCGACTGGTATGCCGGTGTATTCGGCAAAGGAGGATATGCTCTCTATCTCAGCACTCACGATCATCCACGTATTATGCCGGATCTGCTCGGTGCCGATGAACACGAGATTACTGCTGCCAAGCTGATTGCTACTTTTCTCCATACGATTCCGGGTACACCGCTTATTTATCAGGGAGAGGAACTGGGCCTGGGCAATACCACATATAACCAAATCGAAGACTACCGGGATGCCGGTACTCTCGCTTATTATGAACAGGCGCTGCGGGAAGGACTGTCATCCGAGCAGGCACTTGCCCGTATTCATCGTCGCAGCCGGGATGGAGCACGTTCTCCAATGCCGTGGGATGACAGCAATGAATATGCCGGCTTCAGCACTGTAGAGCCGTGGATCCATCTGCCGCCTGCTGCCAAGCTGGAAGGCAAACGGGTCAGCGAGCAGGAGAATCATCCGGATTCGGTATTCTACTACTATCGCCAGCTGATCCAGATGCGCAAGCAGAACCCGATGATGTCCTATGGATCTTTCCAGCTGCTGCTGCCGGAGCACGAGGAGATTTTTGCTTTTACCAGAGAGTGGGAAGACGAGAAATGGCTGGTCGTGCTTAATTTTGCCGATCATGAAGTCAATATCGATTGGAGCGGTGAAGAAGTAGAATGGGCGGATCATATGATCAAGCTGCACGGTAACTATACCAAGTTCTCTCGCCCTGTAGACCGTGAAGATGAACATACAATGGCAGAGCTGCAGCAGCTGCGTCCGTACGAAGCACTGATTTACCGGATGTAAGCTTATTGAAGATAAAATATGAATATACAAAAGCTCTGCCGCATATGTCCTGTTATCGATACAGGGACATAACGGCAGAGCTTTTTTGGGCATTTCTGCATTTTTTACAGCGATGATGTCATACGTAGTTGGTATATGTAAGTAGGTATTACACAAAAAGCAGCATCGGCTATTCACCCCGCTGCATATGGTTACTGAATTGCCATACGCGGCCGGACTATAGTGCCTTGGACATCTGATAATCGGTAATTACATAACCCGATTTTTGATAGACATGCAAAGCGCGCTGATTATGACCGAACACATGCAGTCCGATACGCACAGCTCCCTGCTGGATTGCCAGTTCATCCAGAGCTTTCATCGTTTCCTGCCCATATCCTTTGTTCTGGTTACCATCATAGATCAGGATATCGTACAAAAAGGCTTGTTTCCCTTTGGGAGTATCTGTAATATTCATCCATACATGTCCTATAGACTTCTGCTGCTCTGTATCGAATACGCTGTAAATAAAAGCACCTTCCGTATCGGCTCCATTCGGCAGATATTTCTGAAATGACTCGGCTGCCCGATCCATCGCTTCCTCTTCTGTCCATTCTCCAGCAGCTACTTTCTCGGCGGCATAATCAGTGGTAGACAGATGATAAAACTCGGTATACTGTTTGTCGTCCATCGGAATTAATTCAATCATTCTCTGATCTCCTCTCGTTGTATTGAACATGGCTGCAATCATACTGTTCTATCAGGTTCTTTTCTATTTTACCTGCTTAGGTGATTGAAGTCGAATCTTTACAGGTCAGCGCTGCTATACAATGCAATACCTGGAATGAATGGCAGCAACTCAATACAGACCGGTAGCTGGACATGATATGACCATATCCAGTTGCCGGTCTGCATATATATTACAATTATAGATCTTCTACAGGCTCACTGGTCATGCCCTTCTCCAGCATACGCTGCTGAAAAGCACTGATATCTTCATAATCCTCGGCAAATTTGCGCGAAATACGAATATAAATAGGTAGCAGTTCGCGATAAATAGCCGCGTGTTCCTTATACGGCTTATGCTCGTAGGTGGTACCGATCATCTTGGATACTTCATCCAGAGAATCGATCCGCTTCAGGGCATATAGACCGAGCACAGCTGCGCCCAGACAGGAGCTCTCGATACTTTCCGGCACGATTACCCGCTGATCGAAAATATCGGCCATCATTTGACGCCATAATTCAGAGCGTGCAAATCCGCCGGTTGCGTGGATTTTCTGAGGTACGCCGATCTGTTCTTCCACAGCCAGCATAACAGTATAGAGATTAAACAATACACCTTCCAGCGCGGCACGGATCATATGCTCTTTTTTGTGATGCAGGGCAAGCCCAAAGAATGAACCTCGTGCATCGGGATTCCATAGCGGCGCTCTTTCCCCAGACAGATAAGGATGGAACAGCAGTCCATCTGCACCCGGACGTACTTTCTCGGCAATACGGGTCAGTACATCATAGGCACTCAGGCCAAGCCGCTTGGCAGTCTCTACTTCGGAAGCAGCAAATTCATCCCGAATCCAGCGGAAAATAATACCTCCATTATTGACTGGTCCGCCAATGACCCATTTATCCTCGGTCAGTGCATAACAGAAAAATCTTCCTTTGGGATCGGTTACCGGCTTGTCCGTGACAGTACGAATCGCGCCGCTCGTACCGATCGTCACCGCAACGACACCGGGATCGATCGCGCCTACGCCCAGATTGGATAATACGCCGTCGCTGGCTCCCAGTATAAAAGGTACGGCAGAACTGAGTCCCATCTCCGCAGCATAAGTCTCATGCAGTCCGTTCATCACGTGAGTAGTCGGTACCAGCTTCGACAGATGCTCCCGCGTAATCCCTGCTGTCGATAATGCCTCTTCATCCCAGTCCAGCTGCTGGAGATTCATCAGACCGGTCGCCGAAGCCATGGAATGATCAGCTACATACTCGTCAAATAGCTTCATAAATACATATTCCTTGATCGAAATATATTTGTAGGCTGAATCGGCAATCTCGGGATGCTCCCGCGTAATCCACATAATCTTGGTCAAAGGAGACATGGGATGAATCGGCGTACCGGTACGCATGTACAGTTCATGACCTTTTTTCTCATTTTTTAGTTGTTTGAAATAAGCAGCACTGCGGTTGTCTGCCCAGGTCATGCACTGGGTTAGCGGCTTGCCGTCTTTGCCAACGACCAGCATGCTGTGCATCGCCGAGCTGAAAGAAACAAACAGAATATCTTCTGGTCCTCTGCCGCTCTTGTCCATCGCCTGGCGAAT
It encodes the following:
- a CDS encoding glycoside hydrolase family 13 protein; protein product: MNAPSWKESVIYQIYPQSFKDSNGDGWGDLQGIISKIDYLVKLGVDIVWLGPVCESPMVDNGYDISDYQQIHPRYGTMEDFEQLLAKLHENGIKLIMDLVINHTSDEHPWFQQAISSKDSPYRDYYIWKEPGADGQEPNNWKSFLNESAWTYDEPSGEYYLHLFDRKQPDLNWDNAHMRQELYTMIRWWLDKGIDGFRLDAINMISKDPQLPDAPADAPHPPGQEFYKNGPHIHEYLQEMHEQTFSRYPDVITLGEAPSVTMNEVVRYTAPERHEMDMVLAMDLIRIGKDPKDAWGSQEWSIRELKKSVSDWYAGVFGKGGYALYLSTHDHPRIMPDLLGADEHEITAAKLIATFLHTIPGTPLIYQGEELGLGNTTYNQIEDYRDAGTLAYYEQALREGLSSEQALARIHRRSRDGARSPMPWDDSNEYAGFSTVEPWIHLPPAAKLEGKRVSEQENHPDSVFYYYRQLIQMRKQNPMMSYGSFQLLLPEHEEIFAFTREWEDEKWLVVLNFADHEVNIDWSGEEVEWADHMIKLHGNYTKFSRPVDREDEHTMAELQQLRPYEALIYRM
- a CDS encoding GNAT family N-acetyltransferase, translated to MIELIPMDDKQYTEFYHLSTTDYAAEKVAAGEWTEEEAMDRAAESFQKYLPNGADTEGAFIYSVFDTEQQKSIGHVWMNITDTPKGKQAFLYDILIYDGNQNKGYGQETMKALDELAIQQGAVRIGLHVFGHNQRALHVYQKSGYVITDYQMSKAL
- the gntK gene encoding gluconokinase — protein: MSETKFMIGVDIGTTSTKAVLFEESGKIVSQGAVEYPLHTPVPSVAEQDPDQLFRAVIDSIRQAMDKSGRGPEDILFVSFSSAMHSMLVVGKDGKPLTQCMTWADNRSAAYFKQLKNEKKGHELYMRTGTPIHPMSPLTKIMWITREHPEIADSAYKYISIKEYVFMKLFDEYVADHSMASATGLMNLQQLDWDEEALSTAGITREHLSKLVPTTHVMNGLHETYAAEMGLSSAVPFILGASDGVLSNLGVGAIDPGVVAVTIGTSGAIRTVTDKPVTDPKGRFFCYALTEDKWVIGGPVNNGGIIFRWIRDEFAASEVETAKRLGLSAYDVLTRIAEKVRPGADGLLFHPYLSGERAPLWNPDARGSFFGLALHHKKEHMIRAALEGVLFNLYTVMLAVEEQIGVPQKIHATGGFARSELWRQMMADIFDQRVIVPESIESSCLGAAVLGLYALKRIDSLDEVSKMIGTTYEHKPYKEHAAIYRELLPIYIRISRKFAEDYEDISAFQQRMLEKGMTSEPVEDL